The following coding sequences lie in one Chanos chanos chromosome 4, fChaCha1.1, whole genome shotgun sequence genomic window:
- the dsc2l gene encoding desmocollin 2-like protein isoform X1, translating into MSRGVLFCLGLWTVFCCSVESCVLRSVRVQVPEQLQAGTEVSKVNLRGCVVRELKTSDPDFFVRSDGTILTSHVTTVTARGRLFWVWVYDERGDVMKVDVSLTSRAEEPRRRSAGSAVLRRTKRRWSPLPFSITENENPPFPKEIDVIGSDSSVNYTVYYRIVGPGVTAHPVGVFSVDTRTGMLKVNKAVDREEFPQFVFTAHVYDVMTKKETDLPLPVTVIVKDVNDNAPEFTAPLVFTVEEQCIPDTVVGKVNATDKDEPNTPRTLIRYSLMNGTDLFFINSFNGVIKAKTSNLDRETKDKHYVSIMIKDMGGTAEGRSSTQTAVITVTDINDNPPTFREPLLKARVQENQADKLILRIPVDDKDAEGTPNWKAVFVIAKGNENGSFKIETDPKTNEGLLYVIKPLDHEKGEVVKLEIVAQNEAPLTGTTLSWVSVPVEITVGDEDEGPEFSPSIIQFRVKENVPNGTLIGTYTAKDPETKSSKGIKYYKISDPANWISLSESSGELRTANTVDRESDYVSNSMYNITVKAVDESRKTGTGTVMIFIEDVNDNMPRITEPSRVVCETGGTQGYTVVTADDPDLTPYSKPFTFELGEGADGKWRLKEDTSSSMLLEPAVDLPIGEYKVPLIVKDLQGFGEEQMVTVRVCECVTEEKKGEGVCKAQRHSASLGVWAVLAILLAFLLALLLCLLLMFVCSTAREKLYIDDGTGGMLLKSNTEAPGDEVKEGALLLTPASAVDITTKGSAMEQQFGTGPAAATAGQQTLQGSASMFQNVSKDFMTTETHNMTDYYASGRYGTGVYGDMYAKYSSLSTFDTWKTNEIYLDKKLDFFGEEEDDRFAVDLLRVHGYEGEGSLAGSVGCCSNLSDQDNLDFLNSLGPKFKTLAEVCMNRRGEE; encoded by the exons ATGTCCCGGGGCGTGCTTTTCTGCTTGGGCCTGTGGACG gtgttctgttgttctgtggAGTCATGTGTTCTGAGGTCAGTCCGTGTTCAGGTACCTGAGCAGTTGCAGGCTGGTACAGAGGTGTCAAAAG TGAATTTGCGTGGCTGTGTTGTCAGAGAGCTGAAGACTAGTGATCCAGACTTCTTCGTCCGCTCAGATGGAACCATCCTCACCTCCCACGTCACTACGGTAACGGCGAGGGGCCGGTTGTTCTGGGTTTGGGTGTACGATGAGAGGGGCGACGTGATGAAGGTGGATGTCAGCCTGACGAGCAGAGCTGAG GAGCCTCGGAGGAGGTCAGCGGGGTCGGCCGTTCTCCGACGAACAAAGAGACGATGGAGCCCTCTTCCGTTCAGCATCACCGAGAATGAAAATCCGCCTTTCCCGAAAGAAATCGATGTG ATCGGTTCTGACTCGTCTGTTAATTACACGGTCTATTACCGGATTGTTGGCCCGGGGGTTACTGCACATCCTGttggtgttttctctgtggacaCCAGGACAGGAATGCTCAAAGTCAACAAAGCCGTCGATCGAGAGGAGTTCCCACAATTTGTT ttCACAGCTCACGTGTACGATGTTATGACGAAAAAGGAGACAGACCTTCCCCTGCCTGTCACTGTCATCGTGAAGGACGTAAATGACAATGCTCCAGAATTCACCGCACCCCTCGTGTTTACCGTAGAGGAACAGTGCATCCCCG ataCTGTTGTCGGGAAAGTTAACGCCACAGATAAGGATGAGCCGAACACTCCACGCACTCTGATTAGGTACAGCCTGATGAACGGAACAGACCTCTTCTTCATCAACTCCTTTAACGGAGTTATAAAAGCTAAAACCAGCAATCTGGACAGAGAG acgaAGGACAAGCACTACGTTTCCATAATGATCAAAGACATGGGTGGGACGGCAGAGGGTCGGTCCAGCACGCAGACGGCTGTGATCACAGTGACGGACATAAACGACAACCCGCCCACCTTCAGAGAGCCGTTG CTTAAAGCCCGCGTGCAGGAGAACCAGGCGGACAAGCTGATCCTCCGCATCCCGGTGGACGACAAGGACGCGGAGGGAACGCCGAACTGGAAGGCCGTCTTCGTGATCGCCAAAGGGAACGAAAACGGCAGCTTTAAAATCGAGACTGACCCCAAAACCAATGAGGGACTACTGTATGTTATCaag CCACTGGACCATGAGAAAGGGGAGGTGGTGAAACTGGAGATTGTTGCCCAGAATGAAGCTCCTCTGACGGGGACAACGCTCTCCTGGGTGTCCGTCCCTGTGGAGATCACGGTGGGAGACGAGGACGAGGGACCCGAGTTCTCTCCGTCCATCATACAGTTCAGAGTCAAAGAGAACGTCCCCAACGGAACCCTTATCGGAACCTACACGGCCAAGGATCCGGAGACCAAGAGCAGCAAGGGCATAAA GTACTACAAGATCTCGGACCCGGCAAACTGGATCAGCCTGTCTGAGAGCAGCGGAGAGCTGAGGACTGCAAACACAGTGGACAGAGAGTCGGACTATGTCTCTAACAGCATGTACAACATTACAGTCAAAGCTGTGGATGAGA GTCGGAAGACAGGCACGGGGACCGTGATGATCTTCATCGAGGATGTGAACGACAACATGCCGAGGATCACGGAGCCGTCCAGAGTGGTGTGTGAGACGGGCGGAACGCAGGGCTACACCGTGGTGACGGCAGACGACCCCGACCTGACTCCTTACTCTAAACCCTTCACCTTTGAACTGGGAGAGGGTGCTGATGGGAAATGGAGGCTGAAGGAAGACACAA GTTCATCGATGCTGTTGGAGCCGGCAGTGGATTTGCCGATTGGCGAGTACAAGGTTCCGCTGATAGTGAAAGACTTGCAGGGTTTTGGAGAGGAGCAGATGGTGACGGTGcgcgtctgtgagtgtgtgacggAGGAGAAGAAAGGCGAGGGAGTGTGTAAAGCACAGCGCCACTCTGCCAGTCTGGGCGTGTGGGCAGTCCTCGCCATCCTGCTGGCATTCCTATTGGCATTGCTACTGT GCCTGCTCCTCATGTTCGTGTGCAGTACAGCGAGAGAGAAACTCTACATAGACGACGGAACGGGAGGAATGCTGCTGAAGTCCAACACTGAGGCCCCTGGAGACGAAGTG AAGGAAGGAGCGCTCCTGCTCACGCCCGCTAGCGCGGTGGACATCACGACCAAAGGCTCCGCGATGGAGCAGCAGTTCGGCACGGGGCCGGCCGCCGCCACCGCTGGACAGCAGACTCTCCAAGGGAGCGCCAGTATGTTCCAAAACGTCAGCAAGGACTTCATGACTACAGAGACGCACAACATGACTGACTACTATGCCTCAGGTCGCTATGGCACCGGTGTCTATGGTGACATGTATGCGAAATACTCCAGCCTGTCGACCTTTGACACGTGGAAAACCAATGAGATTTACCTGGACAAG AAACTGGATTTCTTTGGCGAGGAGGAGGATGACCGGTTCGCCGTCGACCTGCTGAGGGTTCATGGGTATGAGGGTGAAGGGTCTTTGGCGGGGTCCGTCGGTTGCTGTAGCAACCTGAGTGACCAAGACAACCTCGACTTCCTGAACTCCCTGGGACCTAAATTCAAAACGCTGGCTGAAGTTTGCATGAATAGACGAGGAGAAGAGTGA
- the dsc2l gene encoding desmocollin 2-like protein isoform X2 produces the protein MSRGVLFCLGLWTVFCCSVESCVLRSVRVQVPEQLQAGTEVSKVNLRGCVVRELKTSDPDFFVRSDGTILTSHVTTVTARGRLFWVWVYDERGDVMKVDVSLTSRAEEPRRRSAGSAVLRRTKRRWSPLPFSITENENPPFPKEIDVIGSDSSVNYTVYYRIVGPGVTAHPVGVFSVDTRTGMLKVNKAVDREEFPQFVFTAHVYDVMTKKETDLPLPVTVIVKDVNDNAPEFTAPLVFTVEEQCIPDTVVGKVNATDKDEPNTPRTLIRYSLMNGTDLFFINSFNGVIKAKTSNLDRETKDKHYVSIMIKDMGGTAEGRSSTQTAVITVTDINDNPPTFREPLLKARVQENQADKLILRIPVDDKDAEGTPNWKAVFVIAKGNENGSFKIETDPKTNEGLLYVIKPLDHEKGEVVKLEIVAQNEAPLTGTTLSWVSVPVEITVGDEDEGPEFSPSIIQFRVKENVPNGTLIGTYTAKDPETKSSKGIKYYKISDPANWISLSESSGELRTANTVDRESDYVSNSMYNITVKAVDESRKTGTGTVMIFIEDVNDNMPRITEPSRVVCETGGTQGYTVVTADDPDLTPYSKPFTFELGEGADGKWRLKEDTSSSMLLEPAVDLPIGEYKVPLIVKDLQGFGEEQMVTVRVCECVTEEKKGEGVCKAQRHSASLGVWAVLAILLAFLLALLLCLLLMFVCSTAREKLYIDDGTGGMLLKSNTEAPGDEVEGALLLTPASAVDITTKGSAMEQQFGTGPAAATAGQQTLQGSASMFQNVSKDFMTTETHNMTDYYASGRYGTGVYGDMYAKYSSLSTFDTWKTNEIYLDKKLDFFGEEEDDRFAVDLLRVHGYEGEGSLAGSVGCCSNLSDQDNLDFLNSLGPKFKTLAEVCMNRRGEE, from the exons ATGTCCCGGGGCGTGCTTTTCTGCTTGGGCCTGTGGACG gtgttctgttgttctgtggAGTCATGTGTTCTGAGGTCAGTCCGTGTTCAGGTACCTGAGCAGTTGCAGGCTGGTACAGAGGTGTCAAAAG TGAATTTGCGTGGCTGTGTTGTCAGAGAGCTGAAGACTAGTGATCCAGACTTCTTCGTCCGCTCAGATGGAACCATCCTCACCTCCCACGTCACTACGGTAACGGCGAGGGGCCGGTTGTTCTGGGTTTGGGTGTACGATGAGAGGGGCGACGTGATGAAGGTGGATGTCAGCCTGACGAGCAGAGCTGAG GAGCCTCGGAGGAGGTCAGCGGGGTCGGCCGTTCTCCGACGAACAAAGAGACGATGGAGCCCTCTTCCGTTCAGCATCACCGAGAATGAAAATCCGCCTTTCCCGAAAGAAATCGATGTG ATCGGTTCTGACTCGTCTGTTAATTACACGGTCTATTACCGGATTGTTGGCCCGGGGGTTACTGCACATCCTGttggtgttttctctgtggacaCCAGGACAGGAATGCTCAAAGTCAACAAAGCCGTCGATCGAGAGGAGTTCCCACAATTTGTT ttCACAGCTCACGTGTACGATGTTATGACGAAAAAGGAGACAGACCTTCCCCTGCCTGTCACTGTCATCGTGAAGGACGTAAATGACAATGCTCCAGAATTCACCGCACCCCTCGTGTTTACCGTAGAGGAACAGTGCATCCCCG ataCTGTTGTCGGGAAAGTTAACGCCACAGATAAGGATGAGCCGAACACTCCACGCACTCTGATTAGGTACAGCCTGATGAACGGAACAGACCTCTTCTTCATCAACTCCTTTAACGGAGTTATAAAAGCTAAAACCAGCAATCTGGACAGAGAG acgaAGGACAAGCACTACGTTTCCATAATGATCAAAGACATGGGTGGGACGGCAGAGGGTCGGTCCAGCACGCAGACGGCTGTGATCACAGTGACGGACATAAACGACAACCCGCCCACCTTCAGAGAGCCGTTG CTTAAAGCCCGCGTGCAGGAGAACCAGGCGGACAAGCTGATCCTCCGCATCCCGGTGGACGACAAGGACGCGGAGGGAACGCCGAACTGGAAGGCCGTCTTCGTGATCGCCAAAGGGAACGAAAACGGCAGCTTTAAAATCGAGACTGACCCCAAAACCAATGAGGGACTACTGTATGTTATCaag CCACTGGACCATGAGAAAGGGGAGGTGGTGAAACTGGAGATTGTTGCCCAGAATGAAGCTCCTCTGACGGGGACAACGCTCTCCTGGGTGTCCGTCCCTGTGGAGATCACGGTGGGAGACGAGGACGAGGGACCCGAGTTCTCTCCGTCCATCATACAGTTCAGAGTCAAAGAGAACGTCCCCAACGGAACCCTTATCGGAACCTACACGGCCAAGGATCCGGAGACCAAGAGCAGCAAGGGCATAAA GTACTACAAGATCTCGGACCCGGCAAACTGGATCAGCCTGTCTGAGAGCAGCGGAGAGCTGAGGACTGCAAACACAGTGGACAGAGAGTCGGACTATGTCTCTAACAGCATGTACAACATTACAGTCAAAGCTGTGGATGAGA GTCGGAAGACAGGCACGGGGACCGTGATGATCTTCATCGAGGATGTGAACGACAACATGCCGAGGATCACGGAGCCGTCCAGAGTGGTGTGTGAGACGGGCGGAACGCAGGGCTACACCGTGGTGACGGCAGACGACCCCGACCTGACTCCTTACTCTAAACCCTTCACCTTTGAACTGGGAGAGGGTGCTGATGGGAAATGGAGGCTGAAGGAAGACACAA GTTCATCGATGCTGTTGGAGCCGGCAGTGGATTTGCCGATTGGCGAGTACAAGGTTCCGCTGATAGTGAAAGACTTGCAGGGTTTTGGAGAGGAGCAGATGGTGACGGTGcgcgtctgtgagtgtgtgacggAGGAGAAGAAAGGCGAGGGAGTGTGTAAAGCACAGCGCCACTCTGCCAGTCTGGGCGTGTGGGCAGTCCTCGCCATCCTGCTGGCATTCCTATTGGCATTGCTACTGT GCCTGCTCCTCATGTTCGTGTGCAGTACAGCGAGAGAGAAACTCTACATAGACGACGGAACGGGAGGAATGCTGCTGAAGTCCAACACTGAGGCCCCTGGAGACGAAGTG GAAGGAGCGCTCCTGCTCACGCCCGCTAGCGCGGTGGACATCACGACCAAAGGCTCCGCGATGGAGCAGCAGTTCGGCACGGGGCCGGCCGCCGCCACCGCTGGACAGCAGACTCTCCAAGGGAGCGCCAGTATGTTCCAAAACGTCAGCAAGGACTTCATGACTACAGAGACGCACAACATGACTGACTACTATGCCTCAGGTCGCTATGGCACCGGTGTCTATGGTGACATGTATGCGAAATACTCCAGCCTGTCGACCTTTGACACGTGGAAAACCAATGAGATTTACCTGGACAAG AAACTGGATTTCTTTGGCGAGGAGGAGGATGACCGGTTCGCCGTCGACCTGCTGAGGGTTCATGGGTATGAGGGTGAAGGGTCTTTGGCGGGGTCCGTCGGTTGCTGTAGCAACCTGAGTGACCAAGACAACCTCGACTTCCTGAACTCCCTGGGACCTAAATTCAAAACGCTGGCTGAAGTTTGCATGAATAGACGAGGAGAAGAGTGA
- the c1ql1 gene encoding complement C1q-like protein 4: MVSVNHVDDRADTGAENISDSSLSFLLIPTHSTSADWITSNSSHDFLSPPQTAADNVHQQRQVLESVSVQRRPVRGSSLSRLFVDGGVAMTWTEALFWALALTVTELDGAHSDPRPASCRLVCDPFHSQGITHDLATNGLVIPLSQSGGGPPGPAGPPGKAGPPGRPGPPGPGASTEGGVAFYAVLRDEFEKDEVLKFRDVLTNMGRGYDPGTGAFTCKSAGLYHFTYQVVKAGQRLQADLVINANKVVASAVAVDVLHTDTAGNSAIIQLREGDQVYVRLQTSGKTFQDSKNYFSTFSGHLLYEL; this comes from the exons ATGGTGTCAGTGAACCATGTTGACGACCGAgcagacacaggagcagagaACATCTCCGATTCCTCATTAAGTTTTCTGCTGATTCCTACACATTCCACATCAGCTGACTGGATAACATCAAACTCATCACATGACTTCCTGTCCCCGCCTCAGACCGCAGCGGACAATGTGCATCAACAGCGCCAGGTTTTAGAGTCTGTTTCAGTGCAGAGGCGACCTGTGAGAGGGTCCAGTTTGTCCCGGCTGTTTGTCGACGGTGGCGTGGCTATGACCTGGACAGAGGCATTGTTCTGGGCACTGGCCCTGACTGTGACTGAGCTGGACGGAGCTCACAGTGACCCGCGGCCAGCGTCGTGTCGTCTGGTGTGCGATCCTTTCCACTCCCAGGGCATCACCCACGACCTGGCTACCAACGGGCTGGTTATTCCCCTCTCTCAGAGTGGTGGGGGGCCGCCAGGTCCCGCGGGCCCCCCGGGCAAAGCCGGGCCCCCCGGACGCCCCGGGCCCCCTGGACCGGGAGCTTCGACAGAAGGGGGCGTGGCTTTCTACGCGGTCCTGAGAGACGAATTTGAAAAGGATGAGGTTCTGAAATTCAGGGACGTGCTGACGAACATGGGCCGTGGTTACGACCCAGGCACGGGAGCATTTACCTGTAAGTCTGCTGGACTGTACCACTTCACTTACCAGGTGGTAAAGGCGGGTCAGAGACTGCAGGCAGACCTGGTCATCAATGCCAATAAG GTCGTGGCCAGTGCGGTGGCTGTTGatgtccttcacacagacacagcggGAAACAGTGCAATCATACAGCTGAGGGAGGGAGACCAGGTTTATGTCCGTCTGCAGACCAGCGGCAAAACCTTTCAGGACTCAAAGAACTACTTCAGCACCTTCTCTGGACACCTGCTTTATGAGCTCTAA